TGCCATCGCCTCCACGCCGGCCTTCTGGTTGGGGATCTTGATGATCATCGTCTTCTCGGTATGGCTCCGCTGGACTCCCATCGGACTGGCGGTGCCGGCGGGCGTGGAAGCCTCCAAGGTCTCCGTTCTCGAGCGCCTGCACCACCTGGTGCTTCCCGCCCTCACCCTCAGCATGGTAGGGGTGGCGAACATAACGCTGTTCACGCGCCAGAAGGTGGTGGAGGCCCTGAAGAGCGAATACGTGCTCTTCGCCCGCGCCAAGGGAGAATCCGAAAGGTCCATCATCCTCCGGCACATCCCGCGTAACGTGTCCCTTCCGGCCGTCACCCTGCTCTTCGCTTCCTTTTCCGAGCTCTTCGGCGGTTCGGTCCTGGTGGAGACGGTCTTTACCTACCCAGGGCTGGGCCAGGCGACGGTGCAGTCCGCGCTGCGCGGAGACGTGCCGCTGCTCCTGGGAACGGTCATCTTCGGCGCCCTCTTCGTTTTCTTCGGCAACCTGACGGCGGACGCCGTTTACCTGTTGATAGACCCCAGGATGAGGTCGTTGAGGGAAGGGAACCACAGGGAAATATCTTATGGACACGCGGAGTAGGAGATTCCGGAGTCGGGAATACGGCGCGAGGGGCTTATTCCGTCGCCCCGGTTGGAGGCGGGTAGTAGGCGAGGAGGGCCGGATCGCCCTGGCCGTGCCCGCCGCAAGGTGGCCTTCGTTGAACCGGAGGCAGCGCGTGCTCGCGGGCACCGCCCTGCTGGCCGGCATGATCCTCATGGTAATAGTTTCCAGCTACATGATGGGCGACCAACGGCTGGTCACCAACCTGGAAGCCCGCGATATCCCTCCTTCCCTTTCCCATCCCTTTGGGACCGACTGGTTGGGAAGGGACATGTTGGTGCGCACGATCAAGGGGCTGAGGTTGAGCCTGGGCATCGGGGTACTGGCTTCGGGAATCAGCGTGGTCATCGCCCTGCTGCTCGGGATCCTGGCCGCGTCGGGGTTTAAGGCGGCCGATGCCGTCGTCTCCTGGATGGTCGATTTCTTCCTGGGCCTCCCCCACCTGGTGTTCCTCATCCTCATCGCTTTCGTCCTCGGGGGCGGAGTCGACGCCGTGGTGATAGGGGTGGCCCTGACGCACTGGCCGAGTCTGGCCCGCGTGGTGCGCGCGGAGGTCATGCAGTTGCGAACGGCGGATTATATTCAGGCCGCCTCGCATTTCGGCCGTTCGCGGTGGTGGGTGGCCCGCAAGCACTATCTTCCCCACCTGGTTCCCCTGCTCATCGTGGGATTCGTGCTGCTCGTGCCCCACGCCATTCTGCACGAGGCTTCCATCACCTTCCTGGGGTTCGGACTTGAACCCTCCCGGCCGGCCGTCGGCATCATCCTGTCCGAGGCCATGCGTTACCTCTCGGCCGGGAAATGGTGGCTTGCCCTCATGCCTGGGCTGGCGCTGGTGTTCCTGGTAGGGGTGATCTTCGCCTTGGGCGATAATCTGCGTGCCCTACTCAACCCCTATACCGCTCACGAATAAATGGGACTAAGGCTCGATATTGATGATGACAGTTTGCGGCATTCAGGAGCGGTAAAAACCAACGATTGGGGGGATGGTGGCGCGAGGAAAGGAGCACATCGATGAACGAGGACATGGAAAGGATTGAGATGCAGCCCGGGCTCCTGGAAAGGACACGTCCGCCGGTTATGTTGGATATGGGCAGGGAACCGAAGTCGAGCCCCTACGGAGTCAAGGGATCGGAGGGACGGGGAGCCCTTCTGGAGGTGAGGGAGCTCTCCATATCCTTTGTCCAGTACTCCAAGGGTTTGCGACAAAGGATGGTCACCCCCATCGTGGAGCTGGACCTGGCGATCGACCCGGGCGAGGTGGTGGCGGTGGTGGGGGAGAGTGGCTCCGGAAAAAGCCTTCTCGCCCATGCCCTCCTGGGAATTCTTCCCACCAACGCCCGCGTGCGCGGCGAGATACTGTACGAGGGCCGGCCGCTGACGCCGGAAAGGCTGGAGAAGCTAAGGGGAAGGGAGATAACCTTCATGCCCCAATCGGTGCAGTTTCTAAACCCCCTGATGCGCGTCGGCGCCCAGATCCCGGTTGGGAGGGGAAGGAAAGAAAGGGTGGAAGCGGTAAAAAAAGCGTTCGAGAGGTATCGGCTGCCCGAGGGGACGGAGAGGAAATTCCCTTTTCAGCTTTCCGGAGGCATGGCGAGGCGTGTGCTGGTAGCCTCCGCCACGGTGGGAGGCGCGCGGCTGATCGTCGCGGACGAGCCGACGCCGGGGATGGACGAGGGCGCCATTAGGGAGGCCCTGGGGCACCTGAGAGAGCTGGCCGACGAGGGGCGGGCGGTGATGCTCATCACCCACGATCTGGAGCAGGCGCTGCGGTTCTGCGACCGCGTGGCCGTCTTTTATGCGGGGACCACCCTGGAGGAGGCCCGGGCCCGGGAGTTCAAGGGCGACGGGAGTGCCCTGCGCCACCCCTATACCAGAGCCTTGTGGAAGGCGCTGCCCGGGAACGGGTTCCACGCCGTGGCCGGAAACCAGCCTTCACCGGATGAGCTCCCCGCGGGTTGCCTCTACGCACCCCGGTGCGACATGGCCACCGGCGAGTGTTTCGCCTCCAGGCCGGCGAAACGATATCTGAGGGACGGATGGGCGAGGTGTCACCATGCCTCTTGAGGCCAGGGGCGTCTCTTTTTATTACCGGCGCGGCGAGTGGGTGTTGCGGGGAGCCTCGCTGGCCGTCCGACCCGGCGAGGTGGTGGGCCTGCAGGGGAAGAGCGGTACGGGAAAGACCACCTTTGCCCGCATCATGGCCGGATATCTGAGGCCCCAGGAGGGTGTCGTGGTGCTGAACGGAGCCCCCCTGCCTCAGGGAGGCTACAGCCCGGTACAGCTCGTGCACCAGCATCCGGAGAGGGCGGTCAACCCGAGGTGGCGCATGCGCGACACCCTTAAAGAAGCGTGGGACGTGGACGAGGAAACCCTCGAGCTCCTCGGCATTGACCGCTCCTGGTTAAACCGCTGGCCCAACGAGCTGTCGGGAGGGGAGCTGCNNNNNNNNNNCTCATCGCCGACGAGATAACCACCATGCTGGACGCCGTCACGCAGGCCCAGATATGGAAGGTCATACTGGGGAAGGTGAAGGAGAGCGGCCTCGGAGTGCTGGCCATAAGCCACGATGCCTCCCTTCTCAGGGTGGTGGCCGATCGCGTGGTGGAAATGAGGGAACTTTCCCCTTCCGCGGGGAAGGCTTCGTGAAGCGGGTCGAAGCGGGACGGGCATGTTCCTCCCTTGGTCGATTCACGCCTTGCGGGCGAGGTTTCAATCCCTCGAAGACCTTATGCGCCGGGCCTTCCTGCCGTCCCTCGCCTTCCCCGGCCCGCCCGCCATCCCTTCCATGGCCAGGCGGATGCATTGCCGTCCCGCTTCCCGCAGGGAGTAGGAGCCGTCCACCAGGCACCAGGCGAAGAGGGTGCCCACCATGCCGCGGTAGAGAACGCGGGCCAGCTCCTCCGCGCCCAGGTCCGTCCTTATCTCTCCCGCCTCCTGGCCCTCGGCGATCATCCTTTCCAGTTCCTGGTGGGGCCGGAACATGTCCGCGGTGGCCAGGGAGTACTTGAAGCCGGGCTCGATCTGGGTGGCGAAGGCCGTCTTCAGCGCCTCAGGGCCCGCCTCCTCGATGTACTTGAAAAAGAGGTCGGCGTAGCGGGACAGCCTTTCCAGGGCGCTGCGACCCTCCTCCCGGGCCCGGTGGTTGAGGGCCTGGTAGAATGAGTCCACTTGCCTGGCGAAGGGGAGGTACCTCTCCAGGAGGATCTGGTCCTTGGACCGGAAATAGTGGTAGAAGGCGCCCACCGAAAAACCCGCCTCGCGGCAGATATCGGCGATGGTCACCTTGTCGTAACCCCGCTCGTCGAAGAGGCGGACGGCCGTCTCCAGGATCCTGCGACGCGATTCTTCCGCCTGTTTCTTCCTCCGATTGGCTCTTTCCACGTCCCGGCCTCCTTCTCCACCCCCCGACCTTCGCGGCGTTATCTCCTCCGGGGGTGAATCATTGACAACACTGTCTGCCTTTATCATAATGCAGAATGTATTCGGCGAATGTATTCGATAAATGTTCCGCTGGGCGGTGGGTTAGATTTGACCGTTCCTGGGGCGGCGCATCCTGGACGACCAGGGCGCGTAGACGCACCGTGGGTTCGGGCGGAAAAAAATGACCCGTGAACCCGGGCCCGAGGTCGAAAATCGTGTAATTAACGGGAATCCCGGGAACGGCGCTCGTCGACCCAGGCGTATGCGGGCAAGTGAAGACATGCCGCCCACCGACGGTGAAGTCGGACCGGTAAGCCGGGCTCGAAGAAGGAAAGGGGGTTGCGTCCATGGGTTCCCTGTGGTTGGAAAGCCACCCCGCTGTGCTTTCCGAGAGGATAAGGCGTCTCAAGGAGGAGGCGCTGGCCAGTCCTCTGCATATCGACCTGGCACGCATCCGTGCCTACACCAGGGTTTGGAAGGAAATGGGGGAGGAAGGGGAAAGGAATCCCTGCCTCCGCGCCGCCCTGGCCCTGCGCGAGACCCTGCGCACCGTTGACGTGACCATCGGGGAACACGACCTCCTGGTGGGCACCAAGGGCGCCAGCCTGATGACCGATATCATCCCCATCGAGAGGTACAACTTCGAGGGCGCAGCCAACGCCATATCCCTCCTACCACTGTACATCGCCATGAATCCCCCCACTCAGAGGGAGTTCATCCGCGCCCTGGAGGGATGCAGGGAGGAGCTGGACAGGGACATCCTACCCTTCTGGAGGAAGAGGACGGCCCAGGAGAGGAAGATGGAGGCCTGGAGGAACGAGGGTCTCTACCGTCCTCTGGCGCTGCCCCTGAAGAACCCCCTGGACATGCTTCGGGCTTACCGTGCCTTCGGGGGTTGGCAGAAACTTAAGGGCATCGCTTCCGTGGCCCGGGGAGACATGGAGGGAGGGGTGGGAACGCAAAGAGAGGAAGCACGCAGGTCCCGCCCGGCGTTCCGGGAGAGGGTGCGGCGCCTCAAAGCCGCCTGGGGGGAGGCGCGCACCGCCCTGGGGATGTCTACCTTCCGGGGGGCGGTGCGCTTGCCCGCGCGCATCCTGGCCTTCATGAACGAGTGGTTTCCCTATTTCCTGTGGTTCAGCGGCGCCATGCAGGGTCACCTGATTCCCGGCTTCCACCGCGTCCTGGAGCTTGGCTTCGAGGGCATCGCCAAGAGGGCCCGGGAAGGTCTCTCGCGCCTGGACGAGGCGGACCCGGATCACCATCGCCGGCGCGACTTCCTGGAGTCGGTGGTGGTGGCCGCGGAGGCCATGGGAGAGTTTGCCGGGCGCTACGCTGACCTCGCCGAACGCCTGGCGGAGGGCGAGGAGGATGCTGCCAGGCGAGAGGATCTCCTGAAAATAGCGGAGAGATGCCACCGGGTTCCCATGAAACCGCCGCGGGATTTCATGGAGGCCCTGCAAAGCCTGTACCTGACCCACGTGGCCCTAATCATCAGCTACGGTTTCGACAACGTTTTCTCCGCAGGAAGGGTGGACCAGTATCTCTACCCCTATTACCGCCGGGACCTGGAGACGGGGAGGATAACCAGGGAGCAGGCTCTGGAGGCCCTGGAGGAGTACCTTATAAAGATATCGCGCAACAGGTTCTTTGGCCCCAACAACGTGACCATTGGTGGACTGGACAGGGAAGGCCGGGACGCCACCAATGAGCTTTCCTACCTGTTCCTGGAGGCCTTCGAGAACCTGGGAGGAGTGGGCAACGGCCTCTCGGTGAGGATATCCCGCCATACCCCCAGGGACTTCCTGGTGCGGGCCTGCGCCGTGAACCGTCGCACCGCCGGGATATCCCTCCTCAACGACGAGGTTATCATCCGGGACCTGGTGGCCGACGGCTACGCCCTGGAGGATGCCCGGAACTACAGCATCGTGGGATGCGTGGAGCCTCACGGCACGGGGGACAGCTATTCCCCCACCGCCCTTAACGGGTTCTGGCTGGCCGGGGTAGTGGAGATGGCCCTGAACGGCGGGAGGAGGAAGGTGACCGGGTCACGCCGCATAGGCGTTCCGACGCCGGACCCGCGCAGCTTTCGGTCCTTCGAGGAGGTGAAGGAGGCCTTCGCGAGGCAGCTGTCCTTCGTGATGGAGAAGGCGGCACGCATGAAGGAGTCCTCCGACCGTGTGTTCGCTGACTCCTTCCCCAATCCCCTCCTCTCCTCAACCATCGAGGGATGCCTGGAGTCGGGGATGGACGCCACCTGCGGGGGAGCCCGTTACAACCACGGTTGCATAAACATCCAGGGACTGGGAACGGCGGCCGATTCCCTGGCCGCCGTCAAGTGGGCCGTTTTTGACGAGAAGATAGTAACCATGGACGAGCTGCTCCGGGCCCTGGACAATGACTTCCGGGGCCACGAGTCCCTGCGGCAGACCCTGTTGCGCAAGGCGCCCAAGTACGGGAACGATGACCCCCGGGCCGATGAGATAGCGGCATGGATATCCCGCGTATTCACCGAGGAGGCGAAGAAATACCGCAGTTTCCGCGGGGATCCCTACCGATGCAGCTGTGTCTCCTCCGCCACCCAGCTGGTGGAGGGTTATTTCTGCGTGGCCACCCCGGACGGGCGGCGGGCCCTGGAGCCGGTCTCCAACAGCATGTCCCCGACCAACGGGATGGAGAGGACCGGGCTCACGGCGGTCCTCAAGTCGGCGGCGGTGGCGGGAGACGCTAATTACAGCGACGGCACGGCCCTCAACGTCCGGGTCAACCCCCTCGCCCTGAGGACCGGCGAGAACGTGGAGAAACTAGCTTCCCTGGTCGAAGCCTACTTCGCGATGAAAGGCAGGCATGTGCAGCTGAACCCGGTGGACGCGGCCACCCTGCGGGACGCCCAGGTGCACCCCGAGAAATACCCGGACCTCACGGTCAAGGTTTCGGGGTACTCCGCCCGCTTCGTGGAGCTTCCCCGGGCGCTGCAGGACGACATCATAGCCCGCACGGAATTCGAAGGGCTTTAGGCCCCGGCTCGGGGTGGTGCCGCCCTGCGGGCGAGGATCGTGTGCCGCATGTGATTATAGGGGAATTCTGGCTTCAGGCATGGAAACGTCAGGCCTTGGGT
The sequence above is a segment of the Actinomycetota bacterium genome. Coding sequences within it:
- a CDS encoding ABC transporter ATP-binding protein yields the protein MGREPKSSPYGVKGSEGRGALLEVRELSISFVQYSKGLRQRMVTPIVELDLAIDPGEVVAVVGESGSGKSLLAHALLGILPTNARVRGEILYEGRPLTPERLEKLRGREITFMPQSVQFLNPLMRVGAQIPVGRGRKERVEAVKKAFERYRLPEGTERKFPFQLSGGMARRVLVASATVGGARLIVADEPTPGMDEGAIREALGHLRELADEGRAVMLITHDLEQALRFCDRVAVFYAGTTLEEARAREFKGDGSALRHPYTRALWKALPGNGFHAVAGNQPSPDELPAGCLYAPRCDMATGECFASRPAKRYLRDGWARCHHAS
- a CDS encoding ABC transporter permease, translated to MNRRQRVLAGTALLAGMILMVIVSSYMMGDQRLVTNLEARDIPPSLSHPFGTDWLGRDMLVRTIKGLRLSLGIGVLASGISVVIALLLGILAASGFKAADAVVSWMVDFFLGLPHLVFLILIAFVLGGGVDAVVIGVALTHWPSLARVVRAEVMQLRTADYIQAASHFGRSRWWVARKHYLPHLVPLLIVGFVLLVPHAILHEASITFLGFGLEPSRPAVGIILSEAMRYLSAGKWWLALMPGLALVFLVGVIFALGDNLRALLNPYTAHE
- a CDS encoding pyruvate formate lyase family protein produces the protein MGSLWLESHPAVLSERIRRLKEEALASPLHIDLARIRAYTRVWKEMGEEGERNPCLRAALALRETLRTVDVTIGEHDLLVGTKGASLMTDIIPIERYNFEGAANAISLLPLYIAMNPPTQREFIRALEGCREELDRDILPFWRKRTAQERKMEAWRNEGLYRPLALPLKNPLDMLRAYRAFGGWQKLKGIASVARGDMEGGVGTQREEARRSRPAFRERVRRLKAAWGEARTALGMSTFRGAVRLPARILAFMNEWFPYFLWFSGAMQGHLIPGFHRVLELGFEGIAKRAREGLSRLDEADPDHHRRRDFLESVVVAAEAMGEFAGRYADLAERLAEGEEDAARREDLLKIAERCHRVPMKPPRDFMEALQSLYLTHVALIISYGFDNVFSAGRVDQYLYPYYRRDLETGRITREQALEALEEYLIKISRNRFFGPNNVTIGGLDREGRDATNELSYLFLEAFENLGGVGNGLSVRISRHTPRDFLVRACAVNRRTAGISLLNDEVIIRDLVADGYALEDARNYSIVGCVEPHGTGDSYSPTALNGFWLAGVVEMALNGGRRKVTGSRRIGVPTPDPRSFRSFEEVKEAFARQLSFVMEKAARMKESSDRVFADSFPNPLLSSTIEGCLESGMDATCGGARYNHGCINIQGLGTAADSLAAVKWAVFDEKIVTMDELLRALDNDFRGHESLRQTLLRKAPKYGNDDPRADEIAAWISRVFTEEAKKYRSFRGDPYRCSCVSSATQLVEGYFCVATPDGRRALEPVSNSMSPTNGMERTGLTAVLKSAAVAGDANYSDGTALNVRVNPLALRTGENVEKLASLVEAYFAMKGRHVQLNPVDAATLRDAQVHPEKYPDLTVKVSGYSARFVELPRALQDDIIARTEFEGL
- a CDS encoding ABC transporter ATP-binding protein encodes the protein LIADEITTMLDAVTQAQIWKVILGKVKESGLGVLAISHDASLLRVVADRVVEMRELSPSAGKAS
- a CDS encoding ABC transporter permease; translation: MRLLTLLVALVLFSFFLVSRSPIDPVSAYVGADMNLVSPEQRQRIEEYWGLNDPMPTRMARWFSSILHGDFGTSMIYRRPVLAVVGERFKASLLLMFTAWFLSGIIGIFLGLLAGARSGGLVDRAIRWYCLAIASTPAFWLGILMIIVFSVWLRWTPIGLAVPAGVEASKVSVLERLHHLVLPALTLSMVGVANITLFTRQKVVEALKSEYVLFARAKGESERSIILRHIPRNVSLPAVTLLFASFSELFGGSVLVETVFTYPGLGQATVQSALRGDVPLLLGTVIFGALFVFFGNLTADAVYLLIDPRMRSLREGNHREISYGHAE
- a CDS encoding helix-turn-helix domain-containing protein; the encoded protein is MERANRRKKQAEESRRRILETAVRLFDERGYDKVTIADICREAGFSVGAFYHYFRSKDQILLERYLPFARQVDSFYQALNHRAREEGRSALERLSRYADLFFKYIEEAGPEALKTAFATQIEPGFKYSLATADMFRPHQELERMIAEGQEAGEIRTDLGAEELARVLYRGMVGTLFAWCLVDGSYSLREAGRQCIRLAMEGMAGGPGKARDGRKARRIRSSRD